The proteins below come from a single Serpentinimonas raichei genomic window:
- a CDS encoding class I SAM-dependent methyltransferase translates to MPPHRPHAAPSDWLLRWSHLIGPEPDPGRTGQTAPAPHVLDLACGHGRHSRWLAARGCQITALDRDPAALAALADLCAPVTSAPTPAGRVRTVQADLENAPWPLPGQQFDAVLVTNYLWRPLWPDLLASLRPGALLIVETFAHGQARIGRPSRPEFLLQSGELLRLCQGLQVLAFEDGWLPEPARFVQRICAVRPLPSASAQPARFFLNPGLVQAD, encoded by the coding sequence ATGCCGCCGCACCGCCCCCACGCCGCCCCCTCGGACTGGCTGCTGCGCTGGAGCCACCTGATCGGCCCCGAGCCCGACCCCGGCCGCACCGGCCAGACCGCCCCGGCCCCGCACGTGCTCGACCTCGCCTGCGGCCACGGGCGCCACAGCCGCTGGCTGGCGGCGCGGGGTTGCCAGATCACGGCGCTGGACCGCGACCCCGCTGCGCTGGCCGCTTTGGCCGATCTCTGCGCCCCAGTCACATCGGCACCCACCCCGGCCGGGCGGGTGCGCACCGTGCAAGCCGACCTGGAAAACGCGCCTTGGCCGCTGCCCGGTCAGCAATTCGACGCCGTGCTGGTGACCAACTACCTCTGGCGCCCGCTCTGGCCCGATCTGCTGGCCAGCCTGCGACCCGGCGCGCTGCTGATCGTCGAAACCTTTGCCCACGGCCAGGCGCGCATCGGCCGGCCCTCGCGGCCCGAATTTTTGCTGCAAAGCGGTGAGTTGCTGCGCCTGTGCCAAGGTCTGCAGGTGCTGGCTTTCGAGGACGGCTGGCTGCCCGAACCGGCGCGCTTCGTGCAACGCATCTGCGCCGTGCGCCCCCTACCCAGCGCCAGCGCACAGCCGGCGCGGTTTTTTTTGAATCCAGGCCTTGTGCAAGCCGATTGA
- the dapA gene encoding 4-hydroxy-tetrahydrodipicolinate synthase, which produces MTKPITALTGSIVALVTPMHPDGSVDYACLRQLIDWHIEQGTDCIGVVGTTGESPTVSVQEHCEIIRVAVEQSAGRRPILAGCGANSTAEAIALARYAQQVGADCQLQVVPYYNKPTQEGQYQHFKAIAEACGDLPIMLYNVPGRTVADLQPETALRLAELPGIFGIKEASGNIERAQWLIRQAPTGFSVYSGDDPTAVALMLCGGRGNVSVTANVAPRLMHELCVAAIAGQVQRAMEIQMRLLPLHKQLFVEPNPIPVKWALERLGRCGATLRLPLTPLSADKYPLVENALQEAGLL; this is translated from the coding sequence ATGACGAAACCGATCACTGCGCTCACTGGCAGCATCGTGGCCTTGGTCACCCCCATGCACCCCGATGGCAGCGTGGATTACGCCTGCCTGCGCCAGTTGATCGACTGGCACATCGAGCAGGGCACCGACTGCATCGGCGTCGTCGGCACCACCGGCGAATCGCCCACCGTGAGCGTGCAGGAACACTGCGAGATCATCCGCGTGGCGGTCGAGCAGTCGGCCGGACGCCGCCCAATTTTGGCCGGCTGCGGCGCCAACTCCACCGCCGAAGCCATCGCGCTGGCGCGCTACGCCCAGCAAGTGGGGGCCGACTGCCAGTTGCAAGTCGTGCCCTACTACAACAAGCCCACCCAAGAAGGGCAGTACCAGCACTTCAAGGCCATCGCCGAGGCCTGTGGCGACCTGCCCATCATGCTCTACAACGTGCCCGGGCGCACGGTGGCCGACCTGCAACCCGAAACCGCGCTGCGGCTGGCCGAACTGCCCGGCATCTTTGGCATCAAGGAAGCCAGCGGCAACATCGAGCGCGCCCAGTGGCTGATCCGCCAGGCGCCGACGGGTTTCAGCGTCTATTCGGGCGACGACCCCACCGCCGTGGCCCTGATGCTGTGTGGCGGCCGTGGCAACGTGAGCGTGACGGCCAACGTGGCCCCGCGCCTGATGCACGAATTGTGCGTGGCTGCCATCGCCGGCCAGGTGCAGCGCGCCATGGAAATCCAGATGCGCTTGCTGCCGCTGCACAAGCAGTTGTTCGTCGAACCCAACCCGATCCCGGTCAAATGGGCGCTGGAGCGCCTGGGCCGCTGCGGGGCAACCTTGCGCCTGCCCCTGACGCCACTGAGTGCCGACAAGTACCCGTTGGTGGAAAATGCCCTGCAAGAGGCCGGTCTGCTGTAA
- the bamC gene encoding outer membrane protein assembly factor BamC, whose protein sequence is MKPSLLAPTRRTALAASTLRASTLGLAAVLVAGCSVLEEDRIDYRSARPAATLEVPPDLTQLQRDSRFVAPGAAVTAAGFQAAQPGVAAVPTAAVQVGDVRIERAGDQRWLVVNRPPEQLWSPIRDFWQENGFFLTLDQQQLGLMETDWAENRALIPQDIIRATLGRLFDTLYSTGERDRFRTRLERRADGGTEIFISHRGMIELFNERRDGTLWQPRPTNHELEAEFLRRLMVQLGVTQEQSQALLAAATPAQPLARIATVNNLPVLQLDEGFDRAWRRVGLALDRTGFTVEDRDRAQGLYFVRFVAPDATVQRAEPGFLGRIFGGARAEAAAPERYRIVVRSTDNRSTVSVLDHAGQPAPAAVAQRIVQVLAEDLR, encoded by the coding sequence ATGAAACCCAGCCTCCTCGCCCCGACCCGCCGCACCGCCCTTGCCGCCAGCACCCTGCGCGCCAGCACCCTTGGCCTCGCGGCCGTGCTCGTTGCCGGTTGCTCGGTGCTCGAAGAAGACCGCATCGACTACCGCAGCGCGCGCCCAGCCGCCACGCTCGAGGTGCCACCCGACCTGACCCAGTTGCAGCGCGACAGCCGTTTCGTAGCCCCCGGCGCGGCCGTAACGGCAGCCGGTTTCCAGGCTGCTCAACCCGGCGTGGCCGCCGTGCCCACGGCAGCCGTGCAAGTGGGTGACGTGCGCATCGAACGCGCTGGCGACCAGCGCTGGCTGGTGGTGAACCGGCCACCCGAGCAACTGTGGAGCCCAATCCGCGACTTCTGGCAGGAAAACGGCTTTTTCCTCACCCTCGACCAGCAGCAACTGGGCCTGATGGAGACCGACTGGGCCGAAAACCGGGCCCTGATTCCGCAAGACATCATCCGCGCCACCTTGGGGCGCCTGTTCGACACCCTGTACTCCACCGGCGAGCGCGACCGCTTCCGCACCCGGCTCGAGCGCCGCGCCGACGGCGGCACCGAAATTTTCATCAGCCACCGCGGCATGATCGAACTCTTCAACGAACGCCGCGACGGCACGCTGTGGCAGCCGCGCCCCACCAACCACGAGCTCGAAGCCGAGTTTTTGCGCCGCCTCATGGTGCAGCTGGGTGTCACGCAGGAACAATCGCAGGCCTTGCTGGCTGCCGCCACCCCGGCGCAGCCGCTGGCCCGAATCGCTACGGTCAACAACTTGCCGGTGTTGCAACTCGATGAAGGCTTCGACCGCGCCTGGCGCCGCGTCGGGCTGGCGCTGGACCGCACCGGCTTCACGGTGGAAGACCGCGACCGCGCCCAAGGCCTCTACTTTGTGCGCTTCGTGGCCCCCGACGCCACCGTGCAACGCGCCGAACCGGGTTTCTTGGGCCGCATTTTCGGCGGCGCACGCGCCGAGGCCGCAGCCCCCGAGCGCTACCGCATCGTGGTGCGCAGCACCGACAACCGCAGCACCGTCTCGGTGCTCGACCACGCCGGCCAGCCGGCCCCTGCGGCGGTGGCCCAGCGCATCGTGCAGGTATTGGCCGAGGATCTGAGGTAA
- a CDS encoding MFS transporter, which translates to MTTPLQSATEAESTLTGIDPGPHWKLRYWSIFFGQALSLIGSAMTQFVLLWWITDTTGSVSMLATAGILALLPFALLSPIGGVLADRYNRRWLMVVADTLGALCMVVLIALFLSGRIEIWHIFVMVFIRSALQAIQYPAAIASLANLVPAHFLPRAVGLNQSLTGIMTVAAAPLGAFAISVLPIGWALGIDVFTAVLGIIPLLIFSIAQPRRAQRREHGFFDTLRRDFVEGFRTVWSIPGLRKLYALLAMVVMVVMPSFTLVMLLIRNHFGGGAPEVALMEGLAGAAMILAGLVVAAVAPKRHIRWVIGGFSLSCFMLAATALPNPDWFVLAVLAWTLSGFFYIIGNAPLSTLLLSTIPNQLQGRALSLMTTVVALAAPVGLALAAPLGELLGIRGLFIFMGLTGGCLVLLGLLSKDIRSLDVSRTRSQGPKRVEPHPAEAPALSETGKTEPQRPIKGGIEP; encoded by the coding sequence ATGACCACCCCACTCCAGTCAGCCACAGAAGCTGAGTCCACCCTCACCGGCATCGACCCCGGGCCGCATTGGAAGCTGCGTTACTGGTCGATCTTTTTTGGCCAGGCCTTGTCGCTCATCGGCTCGGCCATGACGCAGTTCGTGCTGCTGTGGTGGATCACCGACACCACCGGCAGCGTCTCGATGCTGGCCACGGCGGGCATCTTGGCTCTGCTGCCCTTCGCCTTGCTCAGCCCCATCGGCGGCGTGCTGGCCGACCGCTACAACCGGCGTTGGCTGATGGTGGTGGCCGACACCCTGGGGGCGCTGTGCATGGTGGTTTTGATCGCGCTCTTTTTGAGCGGGCGCATCGAAATCTGGCACATCTTTGTGATGGTGTTCATCCGCAGCGCGCTGCAGGCCATCCAATACCCGGCGGCCATCGCCAGCTTGGCCAATTTGGTGCCCGCGCATTTTCTGCCACGTGCCGTGGGCCTCAACCAGAGCCTGACCGGCATCATGACGGTGGCCGCCGCCCCGCTGGGGGCCTTTGCCATCAGCGTGCTGCCAATCGGCTGGGCGCTCGGCATCGACGTCTTCACCGCGGTGCTGGGCATCATCCCGTTGCTGATTTTCAGCATTGCCCAGCCGCGGCGTGCGCAGCGGCGCGAACACGGCTTTTTCGACACCCTGCGGCGCGATTTCGTGGAAGGCTTTAGGACCGTCTGGTCGATTCCGGGCTTGCGCAAACTCTACGCCCTGCTGGCCATGGTGGTGATGGTGGTGATGCCCTCCTTCACGCTGGTGATGCTGCTGATACGCAACCATTTTGGCGGCGGCGCGCCCGAGGTGGCGCTGATGGAGGGCCTGGCCGGGGCGGCCATGATCTTGGCCGGTCTGGTGGTGGCCGCTGTGGCGCCCAAGCGCCACATCCGTTGGGTGATCGGCGGCTTTTCCTTGTCGTGCTTCATGCTGGCGGCCACGGCCTTGCCCAACCCAGACTGGTTCGTGCTGGCGGTGCTGGCCTGGACGCTGAGCGGCTTTTTCTACATCATTGGCAACGCGCCGCTGTCCACCTTGCTGCTCAGCACCATCCCCAATCAGCTGCAAGGGCGCGCGTTGTCGCTCATGACCACCGTGGTGGCGCTGGCGGCGCCGGTCGGGCTGGCGCTGGCGGCGCCCTTGGGGGAACTGCTCGGCATTCGCGGCCTGTTCATTTTTATGGGCTTGACCGGGGGTTGCCTGGTGTTGCTGGGTTTGCTGTCCAAAGACATTCGAAGCCTGGATGTGTCCCGAACGCGCAGCCAAGGCCCAAAACGGGTGGAGCCCCACCCAGCCGAGGCCCCAGCGCTCAGTGAAACCGGCAAAACAGAACCCCAGCGCCCAATCAAGGGTGGGATTGAACCTTGA
- the apbC gene encoding iron-sulfur cluster carrier protein ApbC produces the protein MAIEPQALLQALQTVLDPLTGRDFVSTKALKNLQIHGAEVSFEVDLGYPAQSLWPELGQALRGAAQTVAGVGQVQVHWQTRIVAHQVAAPTVPALEQVKNIVAVASGKGGVGKSTTAVNLALALAAEGAKVGVLDADIYGPSVPTMLGLQGQKPESLDGKTMEPLLKHGLQVMSIGFLIKPDDAMIWRGPMATQALEQLLRQSNWQALDYLIVDLPPGTGDIHLTMAQRVPLTAALIVTTPQDVALQDARKGIRMFEKVGVPILGLVENMAMHVCSRCGHAEAVFGLEGGQRLAAEMGLQCLATLPLALAIREQADRGEPIVVAAPEGELAAQYRRLALRTAAALSLLGRDYSSKLGALKVQSHP, from the coding sequence ATGGCTATTGAACCCCAGGCCCTGCTGCAGGCGCTGCAAACCGTGCTCGACCCGCTGACCGGACGCGATTTTGTCTCGACCAAAGCGCTCAAAAACCTGCAAATCCACGGCGCCGAGGTGTCGTTCGAGGTCGATCTGGGCTACCCGGCGCAAAGCCTGTGGCCCGAACTGGGCCAGGCGCTGCGCGGCGCCGCCCAAACGGTGGCGGGGGTGGGCCAGGTGCAGGTGCATTGGCAGACGCGCATCGTGGCGCATCAGGTGGCGGCGCCCACCGTGCCGGCGCTGGAGCAGGTGAAAAACATCGTGGCCGTGGCTTCCGGCAAAGGGGGGGTGGGCAAGAGCACCACGGCGGTCAACTTGGCCTTGGCCTTGGCCGCCGAAGGGGCCAAGGTGGGTGTGCTGGATGCCGATATCTATGGCCCAAGCGTGCCCACCATGTTGGGTTTGCAGGGTCAAAAGCCCGAAAGCCTGGACGGCAAAACCATGGAACCCCTGCTCAAGCATGGCTTGCAGGTGATGTCGATCGGTTTTTTGATCAAGCCCGACGACGCCATGATCTGGCGCGGCCCCATGGCGACCCAGGCGCTGGAGCAGCTGCTGCGCCAGTCCAACTGGCAGGCGCTGGATTACCTGATCGTCGATCTGCCGCCCGGAACCGGCGACATCCACCTGACCATGGCGCAGCGGGTGCCCCTGACGGCGGCGCTGATCGTCACCACGCCCCAAGACGTGGCCCTGCAAGACGCGCGCAAGGGCATACGCATGTTTGAAAAGGTCGGGGTGCCGATTCTGGGCCTGGTCGAGAACATGGCGATGCATGTGTGCAGCCGCTGCGGCCATGCCGAAGCGGTGTTTGGCCTCGAAGGGGGGCAGCGCCTGGCGGCCGAAATGGGCTTGCAGTGCCTGGCCACCTTGCCGCTGGCGCTGGCCATTCGCGAGCAAGCCGACCGGGGTGAGCCGATCGTGGTGGCTGCGCCCGAAGGCGAATTGGCGGCGCAATACCGCCGTTTGGCGCTGCGCACGGCAGCGGCGCTGAGCCTGCTCGGGCGCGACTACTCCAGCAAATTGGGCGCCCTCAAGGTTCAATCCCACCCTTGA
- the metG gene encoding methionine--tRNA ligase encodes MTQRRFFVTTALPYANGAFHIGHIMEYIQADIWVRSQRLHGHEVHFVCADDAHGAPIMIAAEKAGQTPQQFVAAIAAGRAPYLDGFHIRFDHWHSTDAPENHALAQRIYLDLKAAGLIESRTIEQFFDPEKNMFLPDRYIKGICPQCGAPDQYGDNCEACGAVYAPTELRQPYSALSGATPLLRQSEHFFFKLSDPRCLEFLDQWTSTPGRLQPEVLNKISEWLAPGDDGQAKMGDWDISRDAPYFGIEIPDAPGKYFYVWLDAPIGYLASLKHHFDSGQAAAHGHPASRTAQSFEQFLADPAVEQVHFIGKDIITFHSLFWPAMLHFSGRKVPSAIYVHGFLTLHGGEKMSKSRGTGLDPLKYLQLGLNPEWLRYYLAAKLSSRNEDVDFNPQDFVARVNSDLVGKYINIASRAAGFLAQRFEGRLGPLAPDGEALLDGLQRAVPQIAELLAEREYGKAIRETMALADRVNEYVDQNKPWELARQPDCAARLQDVCSTCIECFRVLTALLKPVLPQLAGQVEAFLRCAPLDWANAATPLGAGHAIGAYQHLMQRVDAKRLQELFEPAAAPANPASPANPAAPVLKASPKAAHTEHPAPAAADPDAPLPGGESVAPQIGIEDFGKVDLRIARIVACEAVSGSTKLLRLTLDAGEGRLRNVFSGIASAYQPEQLVGQLTVLVANLAPRKMKFGVSEGMVLSASHADEQARPGLYLLQAWPGAEPGMRVH; translated from the coding sequence ATGACCCAGCGCCGCTTTTTCGTCACCACCGCCCTGCCCTACGCCAACGGTGCCTTCCACATCGGCCACATCATGGAGTACATCCAGGCCGACATCTGGGTGCGCTCGCAGCGGCTGCACGGGCACGAGGTGCACTTCGTCTGCGCCGACGATGCGCACGGGGCGCCGATCATGATCGCGGCCGAAAAGGCCGGCCAGACGCCGCAGCAGTTCGTGGCTGCCATCGCCGCCGGCCGCGCGCCCTACTTGGACGGTTTTCACATCCGCTTCGACCACTGGCACAGCACCGACGCGCCCGAAAACCACGCGCTGGCGCAGCGCATCTACCTCGACCTCAAGGCCGCTGGCCTGATCGAGAGCCGCACCATCGAGCAGTTTTTCGACCCCGAGAAAAACATGTTCCTGCCCGACCGCTACATCAAGGGCATCTGCCCCCAGTGCGGCGCGCCGGACCAGTACGGCGACAACTGCGAAGCCTGCGGCGCCGTCTATGCCCCGACCGAGCTGCGCCAGCCCTACTCGGCGCTCTCGGGTGCCACGCCGCTGCTGCGCCAGTCCGAGCATTTCTTCTTCAAACTGTCCGACCCGCGCTGCCTCGAATTCCTCGACCAGTGGACCAGCACGCCCGGGCGCTTGCAGCCCGAGGTGCTCAACAAAATCAGCGAATGGCTAGCCCCCGGCGACGACGGCCAGGCCAAAATGGGCGACTGGGACATCAGCCGCGACGCGCCCTACTTTGGGATCGAAATCCCCGATGCGCCGGGCAAGTATTTCTACGTCTGGCTCGACGCCCCGATCGGCTACCTCGCCAGCCTCAAGCACCATTTCGACAGCGGCCAGGCCGCCGCGCACGGACACCCGGCCTCGCGCACCGCGCAGAGCTTCGAGCAGTTCCTGGCCGACCCAGCCGTGGAGCAGGTGCACTTCATCGGCAAAGACATCATCACCTTTCACAGCCTGTTCTGGCCCGCGATGCTGCATTTTTCCGGCCGCAAGGTGCCCAGCGCCATTTACGTACACGGCTTCTTGACCCTGCACGGCGGCGAAAAGATGAGCAAGAGCCGCGGCACCGGGCTCGATCCGCTCAAATACCTGCAACTCGGCCTCAACCCCGAGTGGCTGCGCTACTACCTGGCGGCCAAACTGAGCAGCCGCAACGAAGACGTGGACTTCAACCCGCAAGACTTCGTGGCCCGCGTCAATTCCGATTTGGTCGGCAAATACATCAACATCGCCTCGCGCGCGGCCGGTTTTCTGGCGCAGCGCTTCGAGGGCCGCCTCGGCCCCCTGGCCCCGGACGGCGAAGCCCTGCTCGACGGCTTGCAGCGCGCCGTGCCGCAAATCGCCGAGCTGCTGGCCGAGCGCGAGTATGGCAAAGCCATCCGCGAGACCATGGCGCTGGCCGACCGCGTGAACGAATACGTGGACCAAAACAAACCCTGGGAACTGGCGCGCCAGCCCGACTGCGCGGCGCGCCTGCAAGACGTGTGCAGCACCTGCATCGAGTGCTTTCGCGTGCTCACGGCGCTGCTCAAGCCGGTGCTGCCGCAGTTGGCGGGCCAAGTCGAAGCCTTTTTGCGCTGCGCCCCGCTGGACTGGGCCAACGCCGCCACGCCGCTGGGCGCTGGCCACGCCATCGGCGCCTACCAGCACCTGATGCAGCGCGTTGATGCCAAGCGCCTGCAAGAGCTGTTCGAGCCTGCCGCCGCTCCTGCCAACCCCGCCAGTCCAGCCAACCCCGCCGCCCCGGTGCTCAAAGCCAGCCCCAAAGCCGCACACACCGAGCATCCAGCGCCCGCAGCGGCCGACCCCGACGCCCCCCTGCCCGGCGGCGAATCCGTTGCCCCCCAGATCGGGATCGAGGACTTTGGCAAAGTCGATCTGCGCATCGCGCGCATCGTCGCCTGCGAGGCCGTCAGCGGCTCGACCAAGCTGCTGCGCCTCACGCTCGACGCCGGGGAGGGGCGCTTGCGCAACGTGTTTTCCGGCATCGCCAGCGCCTACCAGCCGGAGCAACTGGTCGGCCAGCTCACCGTGCTGGTTGCCAACCTGGCCCCGCGCAAAATGAAGTTTGGCGTCAGCGAAGGCATGGTGCTCTCGGCCAGCCACGCCGACGAACAGGCCCGCCCCGGCCTGTACCTGCTGCAAGCCTGGCCGGGGGCCGAGCCGGGGATGCGGGTGCATTGA
- the thiD gene encoding bifunctional hydroxymethylpyrimidine kinase/phosphomethylpyrimidine kinase, protein MSHAPAPPDSLNPPWRYARVLTIAGSDSGGGAGVQADLKTFAALGCYGMSAITALTAQNTLGVRAIHAVPPAFLEQQIAAVLEDIGVDAVKIGMLHAPEVVRVVARALDRYAPPWVVLDPVMVATSGDALIEPETVALLRAELFPRASLVTPNLDEAALLLGRALPDEAALDAAAADLLALGARAVLLKGGHLQGEHLTDVLASAGTAPAAWLRLRGPRIASRNIHGTGCTLAAAIAAQLALGLALPQAVQAAHAWVRSAIEAGAGARIGAGHGPLNHGFAPLALRRLPAA, encoded by the coding sequence ATGTCGCACGCCCCCGCACCGCCCGACTCCCTCAACCCCCCGTGGCGCTATGCCCGGGTGCTCACCATAGCCGGCAGCGACAGCGGCGGCGGGGCCGGGGTGCAGGCCGACCTCAAAACCTTTGCCGCGCTGGGCTGCTACGGCATGAGCGCCATCACCGCGCTGACGGCGCAAAACACCCTCGGGGTGCGCGCCATCCACGCCGTGCCCCCGGCCTTCTTGGAGCAGCAAATCGCCGCCGTGCTGGAAGACATCGGCGTCGATGCGGTCAAGATCGGGATGCTGCACGCGCCCGAGGTGGTGCGCGTGGTGGCGCGCGCGCTCGATCGCTACGCGCCGCCCTGGGTGGTGCTGGACCCGGTGATGGTCGCCACCAGCGGCGACGCGCTGATCGAGCCCGAAACCGTGGCGCTGCTGCGCGCCGAGCTGTTTCCCCGCGCCAGCCTGGTCACGCCCAACCTCGACGAAGCCGCGCTGCTGCTGGGCCGCGCCCTGCCCGATGAAGCCGCGTTGGACGCCGCCGCCGCCGACTTGCTGGCGCTGGGCGCGCGCGCCGTGCTGCTCAAGGGCGGGCACCTGCAGGGCGAGCACCTGACCGACGTGCTGGCCAGCGCCGGCACCGCCCCCGCCGCCTGGCTGCGCCTGCGCGGGCCGCGCATCGCCAGCCGCAACATCCACGGCACCGGCTGCACCCTCGCTGCGGCGATTGCGGCGCAGTTGGCGCTCGGCTTGGCGCTGCCCCAGGCGGTGCAGGCGGCCCACGCCTGGGTGCGCAGCGCGATCGAGGCCGGCGCCGGTGCGCGCATCGGTGCTGGGCACGGGCCGCTGAATCATGGTTTTGCGCCGCTGGCGCTGCGGCGCTTGCCTGCTGCTTGA
- a CDS encoding CcdB family protein, with translation MARFDVYPNPGRHADTTPYLLDVQSDLLDALDSRMVIPLRRLAHFPVLRLPTPLMPVLRIEGDEFLLETPKMAAVPKRVLRSAVGSLAHEQEPINAALDFLFQGY, from the coding sequence ATGGCCCGTTTTGATGTCTATCCAAATCCGGGCCGACACGCCGACACCACGCCCTATCTGCTCGATGTGCAGAGCGATTTGCTCGACGCGCTCGACAGCCGCATGGTGATCCCCTTGCGCCGCCTCGCGCATTTTCCCGTGCTTCGGCTGCCTACACCGCTCATGCCCGTGCTGCGCATAGAAGGCGATGAGTTTCTGCTGGAGACGCCCAAAATGGCTGCCGTGCCCAAGCGGGTTTTGCGCTCGGCCGTGGGCTCGCTCGCGCATGAGCAGGAGCCCATCAACGCGGCGCTGGATTTTTTGTTTCAGGGTTATTGA
- a CDS encoding type II toxin-antitoxin system CcdA family antitoxin, with product MPPTQTVRRPRAGPTGKRATNLSLSSDVLDAAKQLNLNLSQVCDAYLRERVRHELERRWRSDHAEFIAAYNATVEAEGLPLSEWSSF from the coding sequence ATGCCCCCTACGCAGACGGTGCGGCGCCCCCGCGCTGGCCCGACTGGCAAGCGCGCAACCAACCTCAGCTTGAGCAGCGATGTGCTGGATGCGGCCAAACAATTGAACCTCAACCTGTCGCAGGTTTGCGATGCCTATCTGCGCGAGCGGGTGCGCCACGAGCTGGAGCGGCGCTGGCGCAGCGACCACGCCGAATTCATTGCCGCCTACAACGCCACCGTCGAGGCCGAAGGCTTGCCGCTGAGTGAGTGGAGCAGCTTCTGA
- a CDS encoding FAD-dependent oxidoreductase, translating into MSVYRPQPAPVLILGAGLMGRLLGVALARSGHPVTLHEARAATDQGAAAWVAAAMLAPLAEAAVAEANVVRMGLYALPRWRELIASLQQPVYFQQDGTLILWHRQDAAEATRLSRVWAQTVQQLPELQAAQPLDAQQLAALEPSVAGHFQSGIYLPQEGQLDNHQLLQALQAELEQRGTALHWSHPTGLEQALAWQRQHGGWVLDCRGLGAQPDWAATERPLRGVRGEVACLYAPGVTLQRPTRLLHPRYPLYIAPKQDHFFVVGATQIESEDLSEVSARSALELLSAAYAVHPGFGEARIVGLQSQCRPTLLDHQPLVRECAPQVLQINGLFRHGYLIGPAVCDAVLEYVQQRSHDLAQGLGLRFEPCAAALAA; encoded by the coding sequence ATGTCAGTGTATCGCCCCCAACCCGCACCGGTGCTCATCCTCGGGGCCGGCCTAATGGGCCGTTTGCTGGGCGTGGCGCTGGCGCGCAGCGGCCACCCGGTCACGCTCCATGAAGCGCGCGCCGCCACCGACCAAGGCGCGGCCGCTTGGGTCGCCGCCGCCATGCTGGCCCCACTGGCCGAAGCCGCCGTGGCCGAGGCCAATGTGGTGCGCATGGGGCTGTACGCGCTGCCGCGCTGGCGCGAACTGATTGCCTCGCTGCAGCAGCCGGTTTATTTCCAGCAAGACGGCACCCTCATTCTGTGGCACCGCCAAGACGCCGCCGAGGCCACGCGCCTGAGCCGCGTCTGGGCGCAGACGGTGCAGCAGCTGCCCGAGCTGCAAGCGGCGCAGCCGCTGGACGCGCAGCAACTGGCGGCGCTGGAGCCCAGCGTGGCCGGGCATTTCCAGAGCGGCATCTACCTGCCCCAAGAAGGCCAGCTCGACAACCACCAACTGCTGCAAGCGCTGCAAGCCGAACTGGAGCAGCGCGGCACGGCGCTGCACTGGAGCCACCCCACCGGGCTGGAGCAGGCGCTGGCTTGGCAACGCCAGCACGGCGGCTGGGTGCTGGACTGCCGCGGCCTGGGGGCGCAGCCCGACTGGGCCGCCACCGAGCGGCCACTGCGCGGGGTGCGCGGCGAAGTGGCCTGCCTGTATGCCCCCGGCGTGACGCTGCAGCGCCCGACCCGGCTGCTGCACCCGCGCTACCCGCTCTACATCGCGCCCAAGCAGGACCATTTTTTTGTCGTCGGGGCCACGCAGATCGAGTCCGAAGATTTGTCTGAGGTGAGCGCGCGCTCGGCGCTGGAGCTGCTCAGCGCCGCCTACGCGGTGCACCCCGGCTTTGGCGAGGCGCGCATCGTCGGGCTGCAAAGCCAGTGCCGCCCCACCCTGCTCGACCACCAGCCGCTGGTGCGCGAGTGCGCGCCGCAGGTACTGCAGATCAACGGCCTGTTCCGCCACGGCTACCTGATCGGCCCCGCCGTGTGCGACGCCGTGCTCGAATACGTGCAGCAGCGCAGCCACGATCTGGCCCAAGGGCTGGGGCTGCGCTTCGAGCCTTGCGCGGCGGCGCTGGCGGCTTAA
- the thiS gene encoding sulfur carrier protein ThiS, with product MTPPLAATASATLQIWLNQQPLTLPLGATLADAVAAVRPAEPFAAALNLQFVPKSQYAHTALAEGDRIELISPVTGG from the coding sequence ATGACGCCACCCCTTGCAGCCACTGCCAGCGCCACCTTGCAAATCTGGCTCAATCAGCAGCCGCTGACCTTGCCCCTAGGGGCTACCCTAGCCGATGCGGTGGCCGCCGTGCGGCCAGCCGAGCCCTTTGCCGCCGCCCTCAATCTGCAGTTCGTCCCCAAAAGCCAGTACGCGCACACCGCGCTGGCCGAGGGCGACCGGATCGAGCTCATTTCCCCCGTCACCGGCGGCTGA